A single genomic interval of Candidatus Sulfotelmatobacter sp. harbors:
- the bamD gene encoding outer membrane protein assembly factor BamD yields MSRRNPSIAFLSMLLVLTVACTNKKSVNPLANVGSKQPDKVLFDKAMEAMRHNRFDVARLTLQTLINTYPDSEFIARAKLAVGDSWYAEGGAAALAQAEQEYNDFQIFFPNMPEAAEAQLKIANIHYQQMEKADRDYTNAKRAEDEYRKLILQYPDNKLVPEAKQRLLEVQEVLAEREFEIGRFYNLRESYPASIARLQSLVEKYPLYSRADEALFLLGQDYEGQITRLRNAPACDAHGLPRGCAGEKVKGAYIQEFTEKAATNYKTILTRYPLMDRSDDARKRLAALHQPIPRPTKAAVAQNRKEIESRSESTKIQMLMGLVKKGPDVSAASKTGEPSLADPEPVAANTLIKDETQGAAHLMGMPEKGSVGVDIINPNGGATAPPSDTAAPNTTPFGTAGTTAPPATPDPNELKPNVPADPNELKPTDSASDQALPPPPQVNEIQQGQASSSSTATASADNSAPASDEDLSTSKKKKKKGLKKLVPF; encoded by the coding sequence ATGTCACGTAGAAACCCGTCGATCGCGTTCCTGAGCATGCTGCTCGTGCTCACCGTAGCCTGTACCAACAAGAAGTCCGTGAACCCCCTGGCTAATGTGGGCTCCAAGCAGCCCGATAAAGTCCTGTTCGACAAAGCCATGGAGGCCATGCGGCACAACCGCTTCGATGTGGCCCGGCTGACGTTGCAGACCTTGATCAATACTTATCCCGATTCCGAATTCATTGCCCGAGCCAAACTGGCGGTCGGCGACTCCTGGTATGCCGAGGGCGGCGCAGCGGCACTCGCCCAGGCCGAACAGGAGTACAACGATTTTCAGATCTTCTTCCCCAACATGCCGGAAGCGGCCGAAGCGCAGCTCAAAATCGCCAACATCCATTACCAGCAGATGGAGAAGGCAGATCGCGACTACACCAACGCCAAGCGCGCCGAGGATGAATATCGTAAGCTGATTCTGCAATATCCCGACAACAAACTCGTACCCGAGGCCAAGCAGCGCCTGCTGGAAGTGCAGGAAGTGCTGGCCGAACGCGAATTTGAAATCGGACGCTTTTACAATCTCCGCGAGTCCTATCCGGCGTCGATCGCACGCCTGCAATCGCTGGTGGAAAAGTATCCGCTCTACAGCCGCGCCGATGAGGCGCTGTTCCTCCTGGGACAGGACTACGAGGGGCAGATCACGCGCTTGCGAAATGCTCCCGCTTGTGACGCTCACGGCCTGCCGCGCGGTTGCGCTGGGGAAAAGGTAAAGGGCGCCTACATCCAGGAGTTTACCGAGAAAGCCGCCACCAATTACAAGACCATCCTGACCCGTTATCCGCTAATGGATCGCTCCGACGACGCCAGGAAACGTCTCGCCGCGCTGCACCAGCCGATTCCCCGGCCAACGAAAGCGGCGGTCGCGCAGAACCGGAAGGAAATCGAGAGTCGCAGTGAGTCCACCAAAATTCAGATGTTAATGGGACTCGTCAAGAAAGGGCCAGACGTTTCTGCGGCCTCCAAGACGGGCGAACCCTCGTTGGCCGATCCCGAACCTGTGGCTGCAAATACCCTTATCAAGGATGAGACCCAGGGAGCGGCACATCTGATGGGCATGCCGGAAAAGGGAAGCGTGGGAGTGGACATCATCAATCCCAACGGTGGTGCAACCGCGCCCCCATCGGACACGGCTGCTCCGAATACAACGCCCTTTGGAACGGCAGGCACAACCGCTCCTCCGGCAACTCCTGATCCCAACGAACTGAAGCCAAATGTCCCTGCCGATCCCAACGAACTGAAACCGACCGACAGCGCCAGCGACCAGGCGCTCCCCCCGCCACCGCAGGTCAACGAAATTCAACAAGGCCAAGCGTCATCATCCTCCACGGCCACGGCCAGCGCCGACAACTCGGCTCCGGCCAGCGACGAAGATCTCTCCACCAGCAAGAAAAAGAAGAAGAAAGGGTTGAAAAAGCTGGTTCCATTCTAA
- the rpe gene encoding ribulose-phosphate 3-epimerase: MIDLAPSILSADFARLGEQVRAAGEGGATVIHVDIMDGHFVPNLTLGPPVVKSLRKATKLPLDCHLMIENPDEFIPAFAEAGADWISVHQEACRHLNRTLHLIKSHDCMAGVVINPATPVEMLSEVLDIVDYVLVMSVNPGFGAQKFIPSTLHKMRRLAEIRGERGCHYRIEVDGGVSLDTVADVVRAGAEILVAGNAVFGNGDPSKNAQQLLKAATEAAMQKV; encoded by the coding sequence TTGATCGACCTTGCACCGTCAATTCTTTCGGCTGATTTTGCCCGGCTGGGCGAGCAGGTGCGCGCTGCCGGCGAGGGTGGCGCAACTGTCATCCACGTCGATATCATGGATGGACATTTCGTCCCCAATCTTACGCTGGGGCCTCCGGTCGTGAAGTCGCTGCGCAAGGCTACGAAGCTCCCTCTCGATTGCCACCTCATGATCGAGAACCCGGATGAGTTCATCCCTGCATTCGCCGAGGCCGGCGCCGACTGGATCTCAGTACATCAGGAAGCGTGCCGCCATCTCAACCGCACGCTGCACCTGATTAAGAGCCACGACTGCATGGCCGGCGTCGTGATTAATCCCGCGACTCCGGTTGAAATGCTGTCGGAGGTGCTCGACATTGTTGACTATGTGCTTGTCATGTCAGTGAATCCGGGCTTCGGGGCGCAGAAGTTCATTCCGTCCACGCTGCACAAAATGCGGCGGTTAGCGGAGATTCGCGGCGAGCGCGGTTGCCACTATCGCATTGAAGTCGATGGCGGAGTTTCACTCGACACCGTCGCCGACGTGGTTCGCGCCGGTGCAGAAATTCTGGTCGCGGGCAACGCGGTGTTCGGGAATGGCGATCCAAGCAAGAATGCGCAGCAACTCTTGAAAGCCGCCACCGAGGCGGCCATGCAGAAAGTGTAG
- a CDS encoding DUF2059 domain-containing protein, with amino-acid sequence MKYFLISAILCAVSCTGLAQTAADSPATREDVEKYFEAVHSHEMTMKILEAMSKPIHQMAHDQCAKDKEKLPADCEARINKSMDDTFKALPIDEMMQAMVPAYQKHFTKGDMDALITFYSAPTGQKVLQEMPAIMGEAMESMMPIMQRSVEKMNARAQQEVAQMRKGSSTKAPDTPAPQN; translated from the coding sequence ATGAAGTACTTTCTAATCTCTGCTATTTTGTGTGCTGTCAGTTGTACTGGCCTGGCGCAAACCGCAGCCGATTCTCCGGCTACCAGGGAAGACGTCGAGAAATATTTCGAGGCTGTTCACTCACATGAAATGACGATGAAAATATTAGAGGCCATGTCGAAGCCTATTCATCAGATGGCGCACGACCAGTGTGCCAAGGATAAAGAGAAGCTTCCTGCGGATTGCGAAGCACGGATCAACAAGTCGATGGACGACACGTTCAAAGCGCTGCCCATCGATGAAATGATGCAGGCGATGGTACCCGCATACCAAAAGCACTTCACTAAGGGCGACATGGACGCGCTCATCACCTTCTATTCCGCGCCTACCGGACAAAAAGTATTGCAGGAAATGCCGGCAATTATGGGAGAAGCTATGGAGTCTATGATGCCGATCATGCAGAGAAGTGTTGAGAAGATGAACGCGCGCGCGCAGCAGGAAGTCGCTCAAATGCGAAAGGGATCTTCCACTAAAGCTCCAGACACTCCAGCGCCGCAAAACTGA
- a CDS encoding EamA family transporter, whose product MSPITQLAPAVCSVTAVFLWGASDFAGGYASRRANAFVLTAFSHVCACALMFGIAFAVHPAFPPPASILWGLAAGGMGGFALAIFYRALASGQMGLTAPIAALIGAAIPTMADIAMEGAPSRWTIAGFALAIVAIWLIARPEGSSQSDNASHPKGVAMAALAGVGFAGFYLCVHQATGSPLWIAATSRVASFTTTAVAVLVTRASWTLDRPRALLGMFAGFFDISASALFIFASQRGRLDEAVVITSLYPAVTVLLARLVLKEHFSRWKFIGLLAALAAVPMIAAG is encoded by the coding sequence GTGTCTCCGATCACCCAACTCGCCCCCGCTGTTTGCAGCGTGACCGCGGTATTTCTCTGGGGTGCATCCGACTTTGCGGGAGGCTACGCCTCGCGCCGCGCCAACGCGTTCGTTCTCACCGCTTTCTCGCATGTTTGCGCGTGCGCTCTGATGTTCGGGATCGCATTCGCTGTGCATCCGGCATTTCCGCCGCCCGCCAGCATTCTTTGGGGGCTGGCGGCGGGAGGCATGGGAGGATTCGCTCTGGCTATTTTCTACCGCGCTCTCGCCTCGGGACAAATGGGGCTTACCGCGCCGATCGCGGCATTAATAGGCGCGGCCATCCCGACTATGGCCGACATCGCGATGGAGGGCGCGCCGAGTCGCTGGACCATTGCCGGATTCGCGCTCGCCATAGTTGCCATTTGGTTGATTGCGCGGCCCGAAGGGTCGAGCCAGAGCGACAACGCCAGCCACCCGAAGGGCGTGGCGATGGCGGCTCTCGCGGGCGTGGGATTCGCCGGATTTTATTTGTGTGTGCACCAGGCGACAGGTTCGCCGCTGTGGATTGCGGCGACCTCCCGCGTGGCCTCGTTCACGACCACGGCGGTCGCCGTGCTGGTCACGCGCGCCTCGTGGACGCTGGACCGTCCCCGTGCCCTGCTGGGCATGTTCGCCGGCTTTTTCGACATCTCGGCCAGCGCGCTTTTCATCTTCGCCAGCCAGCGCGGGAGGCTCGATGAGGCCGTCGTGATCACATCGCTCTATCCGGCCGTGACGGTGCTGTTGGCCCGCCTTGTCCTGAAAGAGCATTTCAGCCGCTGGAAATTCATCGGATTGCTGGCGGCACTGGCGGCGGTGCCGATGATTGCGGCGGGGTAG
- a CDS encoding ATP-binding cassette domain-containing protein, with translation MALLEVRNLTKVFPHGVRAVDDVSLDIHAGETLGLVGESGSGKSTLGRLILRLIEPTSGMIRLGGQDLLAASRGEMRGLRRDLQIIFQDPFASLDPRFRVEDIVAEPLVIHGNGRKKMDIRPRVAELLRAVGLDESARSRYPHEFSGGQRQRIGIARALALRPKFIVCDEPVSALDVSVGAQIVNLLAQLQRDFGLTYLFISHSMPVVRYLSTRIAVMYQGKIVEVGETDSITRAPTHAYTRSLLQATPQLLA, from the coding sequence GTGGCGCTGCTGGAAGTTCGCAATCTGACAAAAGTCTTCCCGCATGGCGTGCGCGCGGTCGACGACGTTTCGCTCGATATTCATGCCGGAGAGACGCTGGGCCTGGTCGGAGAATCGGGTTCGGGCAAGAGCACGCTGGGACGGTTAATTCTGCGGCTGATTGAGCCTACGTCGGGGATGATTCGCCTCGGCGGACAAGATCTGCTCGCTGCGAGCCGCGGGGAAATGCGCGGCCTGCGCCGCGACTTGCAGATCATTTTTCAAGACCCTTTCGCTTCGCTCGACCCACGCTTTCGTGTCGAGGACATCGTTGCCGAGCCGCTTGTTATCCACGGTAACGGTCGGAAGAAGATGGACATACGGCCGCGGGTTGCAGAACTGCTGCGTGCCGTGGGCCTCGATGAATCTGCGCGCTCGCGTTATCCGCACGAGTTTTCCGGGGGACAGCGGCAGCGCATCGGCATCGCCCGCGCGCTGGCGCTGCGGCCGAAGTTCATCGTGTGCGACGAACCGGTCTCCGCGCTCGACGTGAGCGTGGGGGCGCAGATTGTCAACCTGTTGGCACAGTTGCAGCGCGATTTCGGGCTGACCTACCTGTTTATTTCGCACTCGATGCCGGTGGTGCGCTATCTCTCGACGCGCATCGCTGTGATGTATCAAGGAAAGATAGTAGAAGTCGGGGAAACCGACAGTATTACCAGGGCACCGACTCATGCCTATACCCGCAGTCTGTTGCAAGCTACGCCGCAACTTCTGGCATGA